A region of the Pseudarthrobacter oxydans genome:
AGAGAAAATTGTCCGTTGCCAGGACCACTGACCGCGAGCGCGCCGGTTGGCCGGATGGGCGCTTGATGCCGGTGTCCCGGTTTCCGGCCTGTTCCGTCCCGCGCGGGAAGCTGGTGAGGCAGGACGCCAGGCCGTCGCCGATCAGGGAGGAGCCCCGGCCGCTCCACGTCCCGTCGAGGAATCCGGAACTGCCGGGTTTCCCGTTGAAGGCGTCCCGTGCGAGCTGCAGCTGCTCCCGGGCGTAGCCGTAGTCGTCGGTCAGCGGAAAAACCTGGATGGCCGTGCTGTCAAAAACGGTCAGGCCGATGCGTTCGCCGTCGAATTCGGCGGCCAGTTCCGAGAAGACGTCCACCACGGCGGCGTCGGCACCGCTCATGGAGCCCGAAACGTCGAGGCACAGCATGATGTCGCGGTTGTGCTGTTCCGGCCGGATGGTGGCCACCTCGGCGGGCCGTGCCGCCGCCACAGCCGTGGAAACCAGCAGGGACGCGCAGGCGAGCGCGGCCACGGCGAGCCAGCGGCGGTACCGCCGCACGGCTGACTGGTACTCCGGCAGCACGGTGAGCCGGTCCGCATGGGCCACCGGCCGGCGTCGTGCGTTGGCAGTCCTGTCCGGCCGCAGGGCAGCCCATAGGGCAGCGCCGGCTGCCACGGCGGCCAGCGGCAGCAGCCACCACCACATCAGTTCCATGCCTGCACCGCCTTGCGTGCCGCGGCCGCGGAGCCTGCGACGGAGGGAAGGGGCTCGGGACCGAACTCGGCCGGATACAGCTGCCCGACGGCGGATGCGGCGGCCGGCAGCGGATGTTCCGCGAGGTCCGTCCGGGTCATGCGGGGCGCATCCACTCCGGTGGCGTCGCGGATGAATTTCCTCAGCAGGAGGCTGATTTCCTGGTGGGAGTCCCGGGCGCTCCGCTTTCCGGCGGCGGCGTCACGTTCCACGTCATCGATCCTCTGCAGGTACGCCGCCTTGAGTCCTGCCAGCTCCGTCAGGCGTGCAGGTCGGTGGCGGGCCTGCACGCCCAGTGGCTTGCGGGTGGCGGCAAACACGAACGCGTACCAGGCGGCAACCATCACCAGCAGTCCTGCACCGGCCCAGCCCCAGACGGGGGCATACTCCAGCGGTCCGTAGAACTCCGGTTCAGCCTGCACGTCGGTGCCTTTCCAGGAGGGCGAACAGGGCCGTCATCACGCCCCCGGTTCCGGCCACTTCGCCTTCCGTGATCCCGGCCTGGCGCAGCATGGCCCTGCGCCCGGCGTCCCGTTCTGCCACGGCGTTGGCATAGGCCGCGGCGACTGCCGGGTCCCGGGCAAGGTGCGCAAGAAGGGGGCGGGAACCGCAGACGCTGTAGGAATCAGACAGGCCCTGCTCCGGCTGAAGGAGCGGGTCCCCAGGGGCCAGTCCTGCGTCCCGGACCGTGAGCCAGAGGACCTCGTGCTGGGCCCGAAGCCGGCGCAGCAACTGCCCCAAGGCCGGGCTGGCCGCAAGTTCGTCGGCAACGACGAACAGCAGGTTGCGCCCCTTCACCTTGCGCGCCACATGGTGGAGCTGGTCCTCGATCCTGCTGGGCGCAGCGTCCAGCGTCGCCGCCGAGTGCACCTGCCGCAGGAGGCGTTCCAGATGGGCCTCACCGCCTTTGGCGGGCAGTGACGTTGTGCCCCCGGAATCGCCGCACACCAGTCCCACCACGTCACCGTGCCGGTGGGCAAGGTACCCCATGACCCCCAGCGCCATCACAGCGATGTCCTTCTTGGTTTCCCCGCTGTAGGCTGCCGCGGCCATGTTGCGGCCCGAGTCCGTGACCAGGATGACGCTCTGCCGGCGGACCGCCACGTACCGTTTGATCAGCGGCGAGCCGTGCCGCGCCGACGCCTTCCAGTCGATGTCGCGGACTTCGTCGCCGGGAACGTAGGCACGGAGGTCATCGAAGTCCAGGCTGCGGCCGCGGAACACCGAGCCGTATTCGCCGTCGAGCATGCCGCGGGCCTTGCGGTGCGCGAAGATGGCCATGTTGGACTTCACCCGCTGCAGGAGGCTGGTCACGCCGGCCTAGGGGGTTTGGACGGCAGCGACGACGGCGTCAATCACCGTTTCCACCCGTACCTCTTCCGCCACAGCGTCAAAGTTCAGGATCAGGCGGTGGCGGAGGACCCGGTGGGCGAGCGTTCTGACGTCCTCTGGAATGACGTGGTCCCTGCCGTTCAGCAGGGCGACGGCCCGCGCAGCCTGGCTGAAGGCGATGCTGGCCCGGGGGCTGGCACCGAACTCGATGAACCCGGCCAGCCGCGGGTCGATGTACTGCCCGGCGTTCCGGGTGACGAAGACCAGCCCCACGATGTAGTTGATGACGGCAGGGTCTACGTAGACGCGCCGGACGAGTTCCTGGACCGCCGTGACGGCCTCCAGCGAGGCTGCGGCGGGGGGCGCCTGCTCCGGCGTGTACACCCCCGCATCAATGCGCCGGATGATTTCCGCTTCCTCCGCCGGGGAGGGATAGTCCAGCACGTCCTTGAGCATAAACCGGTCCATCTGCGCCTCCGGCAACTGGTACGTGCCTTCCTGCTCGATGGGGTTCTGGGTGGCCAGGACAAGGAAGGGCGAGGGCAGCCGGTATTCCTGGCCGCCGATGGAGGTCTGGCGTTCCTGCATCGCTTCGAGCATGGCGCTCTGCGTTTTCGCGCTGGAACGGTTGATCTCGTCCAGGAGGACAATGTTGGCGTGCACCGGTCCCAGTTGGGTGATGAACGTGCCCTTGGCAGCGTCGTAAATCTGGGTCCCCACGATGTCACTGGGCAGCAGGTCCGGGGTGCACTGGATCCGGCGGAACTCTGCGCTGACGGCTTCCGCCACCGTCTGCGCGGCGGTGGTCTTGGCAAGCCCGGGGACGCTTTCCAGGAGGATGTGCCCGCCGGTCAGCAGGCCAACCAGCAGTGATTCCCGCAGCCTTGCCTGCCCCACCACCTTGGCCTCGAAGCTCCTGGCGATGTTCGCCACAACCTGCCGCGCCCGGGCCAGTTCCGCGGGTTCAATTCTTGCGGACGCGCTGGTTGAAAGCACTCGGACTCCCCCTGGTGGCTGAACTGGGCTTTGCTGCCGGACCGGCTGCACTCCGCCGCCATCCTATCCAAGAACGGGGCTGCACTTCCGGCAATGGGGAGCCCTCCCCATCAAGGGCGCCCGGGTCTATCCTTTTGACATGAGCGAGCTTCCAGCCAGTTACAAGGAGTTTCTCGCCGACAAAAGCGAGATGTTCATCAGCACTGTCAGGCCTGTCCTGCTGCAGTCCGCGGCGGACAAGCTGCACGGGGTCCGGGTCATCTACAATCCCGGAGCCACAGGCCACCAGGCGCACTTGGACGAAAGCCTGCCATACGGAGTGGTCATCGAGGACATCGACTGACTCCTCCTGCGTCGGGAAAGTCGCTTGGCGGGGCCGCCATGGTCCGTGCCGGGCTGCAGCCGTTGCCGGCGGTGATGCGAAACCGCGCTGCCCGGCTACCCCCTGACGGCTCCGGACAAGGCAAAGGAACCGTCGGCGCCCCTGGCCACAATGACGTAGAGCACCAGCACCGGCAGGGAATACAGGATGGAGAACGCGGCCAGCTGGCCGTACGCAACAGCGCCGTGCTGTCCGAAGAAACTGAAGATGGATACCGCGGCGGGCTGCCGTGCCTCGGACAGGAGCAGCACGAACGGCACAAAGAAGTTGCCCCACGCCTGGATGAACACAAAGATGAACACCACGCCCAGCCCCTGCCTCATCAGCGGCAGCACAATGGTTCGGAGCGCAGCCATCCGCGTTGCACCGTCCACCCAGGCGGCTTCCTCCAGCGATGCCGGCACGCCGTCCATGAAGTTCTTGGTCATCCAGATGGCCATGGGCAGGGTGGTGGTGGCCATGAAGAAGATGGTGGCGGGCATCGAGTCGAGCAGCTCGAACTGGACGAAGAGGCCGTACACCGGGACCATGATGGCAGTGATGGGCAGGCATGTTCCGAAGAGGACGGTGTACATGAACGGCCGGTTGAACCGGGACTGGTAGCGGGAGAGCGGATAGGCAGCCAGGACGGCTGCAACCAGGGTCACGACGGCCGTACCCCCGGACAACACCACGCTGTTCCACAGTGGCCGGAACAGCAGTTCCGGGGTCAGGACGGCGGCGAAATTGTCCGCGCCGGCTTCGGCAGGAATCCTTAGTTCATGTCCGGCTTCGGCATCGAGGGACGCCAGGATGAGCCAGAGCAGCGGCAACAGGAAGCCGGCTCCGATCAGGAGCAGCACCACGTCAGCCGGAGTGCTGCCGGCCCGGCGCCGCTGCCGGCTTCCAGTGGTGGCCGGACGCGTGCGGGCTGTCCTGGCGGGAGCGCTCATGGATTCCGTTCCCGGAGCAGCCGGACGTACACCAGGCCGAAGACCGCGCCAATGAGGATAAGCACCGAGGCGACCGCTGTCCCGTAGCCAATGTCCCCGAATTTGAAGGCCTCCTGGTAGGCCAGGACAGGAAGCGTGGTGCTAGCGTTGGCCGGTCCACCGGCAGTCATCACCCACACCAGCGTGAACACCGCCAGTGTCTGCAGCGTGATCAGCATCAGGTTCGTGGTGATGCTTCCGCGGATCATCGGCAGCGTGATGAAGGCGAGCCGCTGCCAGCCATGCGCGCCGTCCATCTGGGCCGCCTCTGTCACCTCGGCCGGAACATCGTTCAGTGCCGCACGGTACACCAGCATGGAAAACGCGGTTCCCCGCCACACGTTGGCGAGCGTTACGGCCACCATGGGAAAGGCGTAGAGC
Encoded here:
- a CDS encoding VWA domain-containing protein; its protein translation is MELMWWWLLPLAAVAAGAALWAALRPDRTANARRRPVAHADRLTVLPEYQSAVRRYRRWLAVAALACASLLVSTAVAAARPAEVATIRPEQHNRDIMLCLDVSGSMSGADAAVVDVFSELAAEFDGERIGLTVFDSTAIQVFPLTDDYGYAREQLQLARDAFNGKPGSSGFLDGTWSGRGSSLIGDGLASCLTSFPRGTEQAGNRDTGIKRPSGQPARSRSVVLATDNFLSGDPIMTLGEAAALAKDRAVRVYALNPGDLDYGPGKDQPGEQLRAAAESTGGAYYALDNPEAVPGVVRGVEETEKSALQGAPRAVVSDEPGLPLTAALLSGLVLAVAGWRLRP
- a CDS encoding carbohydrate ABC transporter permease, with the translated sequence MSAPARTARTRPATTGSRQRRRAGSTPADVVLLLIGAGFLLPLLWLILASLDAEAGHELRIPAEAGADNFAAVLTPELLFRPLWNSVVLSGGTAVVTLVAAVLAAYPLSRYQSRFNRPFMYTVLFGTCLPITAIMVPVYGLFVQFELLDSMPATIFFMATTTLPMAIWMTKNFMDGVPASLEEAAWVDGATRMAALRTIVLPLMRQGLGVVFIFVFIQAWGNFFVPFVLLLSEARQPAAVSIFSFFGQHGAVAYGQLAAFSILYSLPVLVLYVIVARGADGSFALSGAVRG
- a CDS encoding MoxR family ATPase — its product is MLSTSASARIEPAELARARQVVANIARSFEAKVVGQARLRESLLVGLLTGGHILLESVPGLAKTTAAQTVAEAVSAEFRRIQCTPDLLPSDIVGTQIYDAAKGTFITQLGPVHANIVLLDEINRSSAKTQSAMLEAMQERQTSIGGQEYRLPSPFLVLATQNPIEQEGTYQLPEAQMDRFMLKDVLDYPSPAEEAEIIRRIDAGVYTPEQAPPAAASLEAVTAVQELVRRVYVDPAVINYIVGLVFVTRNAGQYIDPRLAGFIEFGASPRASIAFSQAARAVALLNGRDHVIPEDVRTLAHRVLRHRLILNFDAVAEEVRVETVIDAVVAAVQTP
- a CDS encoding DUF58 domain-containing protein; the encoded protein is MTSLLQRVKSNMAIFAHRKARGMLDGEYGSVFRGRSLDFDDLRAYVPGDEVRDIDWKASARHGSPLIKRYVAVRRQSVILVTDSGRNMAAAAYSGETKKDIAVMALGVMGYLAHRHGDVVGLVCGDSGGTTSLPAKGGEAHLERLLRQVHSAATLDAAPSRIEDQLHHVARKVKGRNLLFVVADELAASPALGQLLRRLRAQHEVLWLTVRDAGLAPGDPLLQPEQGLSDSYSVCGSRPLLAHLARDPAVAAAYANAVAERDAGRRAMLRQAGITEGEVAGTGGVMTALFALLERHRRAG